The genomic DNA CAAACTTCCCGCGCAATTTCTTGCGTGTGGAAACGCATCGGCAGTGGTGCACCCGGGGGGAACGTCACGTTAGGTGATAATGCATTCACCGTCAGCAAACCGAACCGTCCCGGGTCGGGCACGGCAAACATGTCTGAACTAGCGGGCCTTATCGGGTAATTGACATATGTGCCGCCTCAGGAGTTTCGCCATGCCCACATTGCGGCGGACCGCTGCCTTATGAAACCCCTGTCGGAGGTACGGCCGGCCACCGCCGCCCGCCGGGAGCAGGCGGCGGTGGCCGGCGTGCAGGTCCGCGAGCCTCCCCCGGCCAGCGGGTCGCCGGCTTGCCGAGGGCACGGCTGTTACGGGGGACCGGGGCGCTGCGCCTCGCCGGTGACGTCGAGTGTCACTTCGGACTGCGGGACGATGCGGTAGGTCGCCCCCGCCCTCGTCGGCAGCCTGAGGGTGTCGCCGTCGGTGGAGAAGCCGGCGGGCCTGCCGTTGTCGCCGTAGACCCGGACCTGTCCGCGGAACGCCTCGTGCCGCAGCACTGCTCTCCCGCCCTCGGCCGAGGCGAGCCGGATCTCCGTGGGGTTGCCCGCCCGCCATGTCGTACCCACGGTGAACGCGCCCCGGGCCTTCAGCCCGTCCACGCTCCCGTTCGCCCACGCGCTCGGCAGCGCGGGCAGGACGTCGATCGTGCCGAGGTGGCTCTGCAGCAGCATTTCGGCGATCCCGGCGGTGGCGCCGAAGTTGCCGTCGATCTGGTACGGCGGATGCGTATCCCAGAGGTTGGGGAGAGTGCTCTGCCCGAGCTGCTGGGTGAGCAGCTTGTGCGCGCGGTCGCCGTCGAGGAGCCGCGCCCAGAAGTTGATCTTCCACGCCTTGCTCCATCCCGTGCCGTCGTCTCCGCGGGCGTTCAGCGAGACCTTGGCGGCTTCGGCGAGCTTCGGCGTGGTGGCCGGAGAGATCTGCCGGCCGGGGTGGACGGAGAACAGGTGCGAGACGTGCCGGTGGTGCTCGTCCGGGTCGTCCAGGTCGGCCTTCCACTCCTGCAACTGCCCCCAGGAGCCGACCCGCAGACCCGGGTCCAGCTTGTCCAGCACGGCGGTCGCCCGCTTGGCGAAAGCCCTGTCGCCGGTCTTGGCGGCGGCTTCCGCGGTGTCCGTGAAGAGGTGCCAGAGGATCTGCTGGGACATCGACGTGCCGGCGGTCGCAGGGCCGATCTCCGGAGAGCGGCTGGGGGTGGCGACCAGAGTGCCGTCGAACGGGTCGGTGCGCAGGTTGCCGATCCAGAACTGTGCCGCCTCCTTCATCACCGGGTAGGCGACCTCGTTGAGGTAGTCCTCGTCGAGGCTGAAGCGGTAGCGGTCGTAGAGCTGGTCCGCGAGCCAGGCGCCGGACTCGGGGAAGAAGTACGCCGGGTGGTCCCAGGCGCCGGTGTGCCCGTAGATGTTGGAGGCGTGGTGGGCGACCCACCCCTGCCCGACCCCGAACATCTGCTTCGCCGTCACCCGCCCGGGCTCCCGCAGCCCGTCGACGTACGCGGACAACGGCTCGGCCGTCTCGGCCAGGTTGGCGACGTCGGCCGGCCAGTAGTTCATCTGCAGGTTGATGTTGAGGTGGTAGTCCGCCTGCCAGGGCGGGACCTCCATGTCGTTCCACACCCCCTGGAGGTTCGCCGGCAGCGAGCCAGGGCGGGAGGAGGCGGCCAGCAGATAGCGGCCGTACCGGAAGAACAGCTCCTCCAGCGCGCGGTCGGCCGGCTCGGGCCCTTCGCCGTACCGGCTCAGCAACTCGTCGGTCGGCACGTCGGGCATCTCCCCGCCGAGGTCGAGCGCGACCCGGTCGAACAGCTCGGTGTGGTCGGCCTCGTGGTCGCGCAGCAGTGCACCGTAGCCCTTGGCCGCCGCGTCGTCGGCCACCGCGGTCACCCGGGCGTGCGGGTCCTCGCCCCGGTAGTCGGGGTAGTCGGCGGCGTAGTCGGTCCCGGCCGCCAGGACGAGCGTCACCTCGTCGGCATCCCGCACGCTCACCGTGCCGTCCGCCCCGTCGGTGCGCGAGCCGCCCTCGTTGAGCACCTGGAGCTGGGCCTCGTACGCCAGGCCGTTGCTGTCGAGCGCGCCGCTGACGGTGATCCGCCCGTCGTGGGCCCGGGCCGCGCTCGTGCGGTTGGGCGGGACGCCGATCCTGGAGGTCAGGTCCACCTGCCCCGGCCGGTCGGCGCTGATGCGGGCGACGATGACGCCGTCTGCCGCGGTGGCGAAGTACTCACGGGTGAACCGCACGTCGCCCGACCGGTAGGAGACCCCGGCGACGCCCCGGCCGATGTCCAGCTCCCGGCGGTAATCGGTGGCGGGCACCGCCTGCCCGGGGAAGTCGAGCCGCAGGTCGCCGAAGCTCTGGTACGCCCCGAAGCGGCGGTGCCGGGGCGAGTCGGACGCGTGGCCGAGCTTGTCCCGCACGTACTCCGGGGACACCTGCCCCTCGTCCTGGATCCGCTGCCGGACCTCTTCCAGCGCGCCGGGCCGGGGCTCGTCCCAGTTGCCGAAGTTGTAGCCGGACACGCCCGGCCCGCCGGTCCACAGCGTCTTCTCGTTGAACTGCAGGCGTTCGGCCTCGACGCCGCCGAACACGGACGCGCCCATCGCACCGTTGCCGATCGGCAATGACCGCTGCTCCCAGCCGTCATGCGAATCGGGGGCGGGCTCGTCGTACCAGAGAACGGACCCGGGGTCGGACCCGGCCGCCGCGGCCTGCGCGGCAGGGACAACGGATAACGGGGAGGGATCGACTGCGGCTGAGGGGACGGTGAGTCCCGCGCACAGTGCAAGCATGCTCAGTCCGGTCACGGTGCGTCTGCCCATCTGGCTGCTCCCCACACCTGGATACATCGGAGGTGTTTCGGGAGTGTAGCCAGCAGTCAGCGAATCGAACACCCCCGGCGTCCGGATGAGATCGGATGTCTGTGGTGCCGGGTTCGGGTCTCCGATCCCGTGGGGGGCCGGGGTCAGGATTCGTCGTCGTCGCCGGCGAGCCTGCTCGCCAGCAGCATGAGGCCCAGGCCGATCGCCACGCCGCATACCGTCCACAGCACCCGGTAGCCCTCGACGTCGTAGTTGGTGGGCTGCGGAAGGCTGACCAGGATGAGCACTCCGGCGGCGACGGCCGCGCAGTAGAGCGCGTAGTTCCAGAAGCGGACCGCCACGGCGTGCATCAGCAGGACGAGCGCGACCACTTCGAGCCCGCGGGTCACCGCGAACAGCTTGGTCCCGGTCTCACTGGCGGGGAGCAGGATCAGCAGCGAAGCCGCGGCGGCGCCGACCAGAGCGCCGACGAGGCGCTGCGCGGCGACGAGCGTGGACTGCTCCAGACTCGGCTTCATCGCGATGGCGGTCGCGACCGGGATCCAGTAGCCGTACGAGAGGTCCAGCCCGAAGGCGAGCGCGCAGGCCGCGGCCACGGCCGCGGCGCGGATCACCGCGAACGTGATCACCGGCCAGGTCAGACGCTGCCGCGCGGTGTCACCGGGCAGCTCCGGGACCGGCTGGGGCCGGTCCCCGCGGCCGCGGGCGAGCCACTCGACGAACGTCACCGCGAGCCACAGCGCCGCTCCTCCCGCCCAGGCGACCACCTGGGCCCAGGTGTGGCTGGTGAGGTGAGCGTGGTGGTGGAGCTGGAACGAAAGCGCGAGGGCGACGATGAACCAGATGTTGAGGAGCAGGGCGGTGACGAGGCTGCGTACCCCGAACGCGACCGCCAGGCCGGCCACGAGCGTGACCGCGAAGGCCGCGAGCACCAGCCAGCCCCAGGCTTCTCCGCCGATGCCGAACCCCAACGCGGTCACCCCCGCGCCGACCAGCGCGAAGGCGGAGACACGCACGGCGCGGTGCCCGTAGCTGCCGCCGGGGTCGTCCAGCGCGGCGAACAGCAGGCCGAACAGCGCGCTCAGCAGGTACTGCTCGTGCCCGATCGCCCAGAAGACCAGCATCGGCACCAGCGCGGCGTCCAGGAACACGATCGCCCGTGGCCAGTTGAGCCCCGCGGCGTTGAGCCTGAACACCTTCGACAGCTCTCTCGCGGCCTCCCCCCGGAGGACCGAGGCCGCTTTCGGAGTGATGGAACCCGCCATGACCGCCTCGCTCGTCTGGTCTCCGGAAATGCCGCTGCGGTCCCGCATTCTCCGGCCCAGCCGTGACCGCCGCGAAGAGACGCGCAGGCCAGGGCCACATGGGGTACGTCTACCAGTCGTACGGCGGATGCGCGGCCCCGGAGCGGAAGGCGGCCGTGCCCTGGGCCAGCAGGGGTGGTGCTGCCCCGGCCCAGGGCCCCTCCGTGAGTCTCCGATGCGCGGCAGCAGGGAGAAGGTCTTGCTGCTGGTCCTGGCCACCAGCACGTCCTCGTAGAGCAGCAGTTGCGGCGAGTCCCCAGGGCCGGGGGCCGGGCCGCCCGGCTTGCCGGTGTCGACGTGGTCGCGCCAGACCTGCTCGCCCGTACGCAGATCGAGGCCGGAAAGGTCGCCCGTCGGGCCGAAGAAGTACACGGTCCCCTGCCTCACGGACACCGCGGGAGACGCCATGCCGGTCATCGTGTCCTTGCCGGGCATCCTGCTTCGACGTGTAACTGAACGACTGCACCTGTTCCGTGGCTTCTTGGGGCCCGAGCTCCGGCACGAGCGCCCGGAGCTTGGCCAGCGCGCGGTGCGCCGTACTGCGCACGGTGCCGACCGGACACCCCAGCAGCGCCGCGACCTCGGCCTCGGGCAGGTCCTCGGAATAGCGCAGCACGACCACGGTCCGCTGCCGCTTGTTCAGCCGGCCGAGCGCCGCCCACAGCGCAATCCGCAGCTCGGAGTCCGCCCCGGCGTCCGCGGCGGACTCGGGCAGTACGGCCACGGTGGTCTCGGCGCGGTACCTGCGCAGCCGCCAGGGTTGACCTGCTGGCGGTACATGACCTGGCGAATGTACGCCTCAGGCTGCTCGATGTGCGCCCAGCGCCCGTAGGACTTCATCAGCGCGATCTGCAGCAGATCCTCCGCGGCATGCCGGTCCCCGCCGGTGAGCAGCACCGCGAGCTGCAGCAACGCGGTGGAGCGCATCGCTACGAACTCCCGGAACCCGTCGTGACTCGACGCCTTCATCAACCCTCCCCTTCCTGGCAACCATCACGACGCGACGGGCCGTGCGCGGCTGTCCCTCGGCGGACGATCCAGTGTGTTCGCATCAAGCGGGCGATCGAGCCGGGGCCGCCGCGAGGACCGTGTCCCGGCCCTCCCGCCGGCCCTGCTACTGCGCCCCGGCGACCCTCGCACCGGGGACGACTCCCCAGCGGACGTTCGCTGACCGCCGGCACCCGACGAGAGAGAGGATCACCATCGGCTGGCCTTCACGGAGACGCGTCTGCGGCATGCAGGCTGCGCCCCGGCCCGGCCCGCTTTTGCGCTGCTCGATCCGGGGCGAGTGAATCTCCTGTTGCTGCCGGCGGTACGCCGTATTAGCGTGGTTTGGACGACGGTGTGTGGATCCGGCCAAGCGCTGCGGCCATATCGTGAACGCCCGGTGCGGCGTCCGTCCAGATCGGGCCGGCCGAGCCGGTTCTTCCGCCGGTCGGGGAATCTCGCCCTTCTTCGGCGACTCAAGCTGTGGGTCCCCGGGTGGCAGGTGCTGGGAGGTCCGGAAATGACGAGTGAAGCCGAAGCGCCCTGGGGAGATTCCGACCTCGACGGGTCCCGCTATCTGCCCGTCGCCGAGCATGGCCTGATCGGTGATCTGCGCAGCGCGGCGCTCGTGGGCACGAACGGCACGATCGACTGGTACTGCTGTCCGCGCTTTGACGCACCCAGTGTGTTCGCCTCGCTTCTCGACG from Streptomyces sp. CMB-StM0423 includes the following:
- a CDS encoding FUSC family protein, with amino-acid sequence MFRLNAAGLNWPRAIVFLDAALVPMLVFWAIGHEQYLLSALFGLLFAALDDPGGSYGHRAVRVSAFALVGAGVTALGFGIGGEAWGWLVLAAFAVTLVAGLAVAFGVRSLVTALLLNIWFIVALALSFQLHHHAHLTSHTWAQVVAWAGGAALWLAVTFVEWLARGRGDRPQPVPELPGDTARQRLTWPVITFAVIRAAAVAAACALAFGLDLSYGYWIPVATAIAMKPSLEQSTLVAAQRLVGALVGAAAASLLILLPASETGTKLFAVTRGLEVVALVLLMHAVAVRFWNYALYCAAVAAGVLILVSLPQPTNYDVEGYRVLWTVCGVAIGLGLMLLASRLAGDDDES
- a CDS encoding glycoside hydrolase family 95 protein, producing MGRRTVTGLSMLALCAGLTVPSAAVDPSPLSVVPAAQAAAAGSDPGSVLWYDEPAPDSHDGWEQRSLPIGNGAMGASVFGGVEAERLQFNEKTLWTGGPGVSGYNFGNWDEPRPGALEEVRQRIQDEGQVSPEYVRDKLGHASDSPRHRRFGAYQSFGDLRLDFPGQAVPATDYRRELDIGRGVAGVSYRSGDVRFTREYFATAADGVIVARISADRPGQVDLTSRIGVPPNRTSAARAHDGRITVSGALDSNGLAYEAQLQVLNEGGSRTDGADGTVSVRDADEVTLVLAAGTDYAADYPDYRGEDPHARVTAVADDAAAKGYGALLRDHEADHTELFDRVALDLGGEMPDVPTDELLSRYGEGPEPADRALEELFFRYGRYLLAASSRPGSLPANLQGVWNDMEVPPWQADYHLNINLQMNYWPADVANLAETAEPLSAYVDGLREPGRVTAKQMFGVGQGWVAHHASNIYGHTGAWDHPAYFFPESGAWLADQLYDRYRFSLDEDYLNEVAYPVMKEAAQFWIGNLRTDPFDGTLVATPSRSPEIGPATAGTSMSQQILWHLFTDTAEAAAKTGDRAFAKRATAVLDKLDPGLRVGSWGQLQEWKADLDDPDEHHRHVSHLFSVHPGRQISPATTPKLAEAAKVSLNARGDDGTGWSKAWKINFWARLLDGDRAHKLLTQQLGQSTLPNLWDTHPPYQIDGNFGATAGIAEMLLQSHLGTIDVLPALPSAWANGSVDGLKARGAFTVGTTWRAGNPTEIRLASAEGGRAVLRHEAFRGQVRVYGDNGRPAGFSTDGDTLRLPTRAGATYRIVPQSEVTLDVTGEAQRPGPP